In the Juglans microcarpa x Juglans regia isolate MS1-56 chromosome 6D, Jm3101_v1.0, whole genome shotgun sequence genome, one interval contains:
- the LOC121235493 gene encoding nuclear pore complex protein NUP98A-like, with amino-acid sequence MPFVVRHHHLDPVFGQKASFGRFGSTSTLASPFGSTNHQSQPAFGSSIFGSTSPFGATNQSAFGASSTPAFGATSTLAFGSTSALAFGAMSTPAFGATSTPTLGATSTPTFGTTASLAFGSTETAFGVSNAHVFRFGGAFGASSSPLFVSSSTPTFGTSSTPVFGTLSTLAFGATSAPAFSATSTPAFGATSAPAFGATSMPTFGATSTPAFGTTASPAFGSIEIAFGVSNAPVFGSSGAFGALSSPLFGSSSTHMFGTSSTPAFDTSSTPVFGTSSTPAFSTSSTPEFGTSSTPTFGTSSTPAFSTLSTPAFGTSSTPAFGTSSTPMFGTSSTSAFGTSSSPAFGTSSTPIKA; translated from the exons GATCCTGTCTTTGGTCAGAAGGCTTCTTTTGGAAGGTTTGGATCCACTTCTACTCTAGCAAGTCCCTTTGGAAGCACAAATCACCAATCACAACCAGCATTTGGGAGTAGCATATTTGGTTCCACCTCGCCATTCGGTGCGACCAATCAGTCTGCGTTCGGTGCAAGTAGCACCCCTGCTTTTGGTGCTACAAGCACTCTTGCATTTGGTTCTACAAGTGCCCTTGCATTTGGTGCTATGAGCACCCCTGCCTTTGGTGCTACAAGCACGCCCACTTTAGGTGCTACGAGCACCCCAACTTTTGGTACAACAGCAAGCCTTGCATTTGGTAGCACAGAGACTGCGTTTGGTGTGTCAAATGCTCATGTATTTAGATTTGGTGGAGCATTTGGAGCATCAAGCAGCCCTTTATTTGTTTCCTCAAGCACTCCTACGTTTGGTACCTCAAGCACTCCAGTGTTCGGCACCTTAAGCACTCTTGCATTTGGTGCTACAAGTGCCCCTGCATTTAGTGCTACGAGCACCCCTGCATTTGGTGCTACAAGCGCCCCTGCCTTTGGTGCCACAAGCATGCCTACTTTTGGTGCTACGAGCACCCCAGCCTTTGGTACAACAGCAAGCCCTGCATTTGGTAGCATAGAGATTGCGTTTGGTGTGTCAAATGCTCCTGTATTTGGATCTAGTGGAGCATTTGGAGCATTAAGCAGCCCTTTATTTGGTTCCTCAAGCACTCATATGTTTGGCACCTCAAGCACTCCAGCGTTCGACACCTCAAGTACTCCAGTGTTCGGCACCTCAAGCACTCCTGCATTCAGCACCTCAAGCACTCCAGAGTTCGGCACATCAAGTACTCCTACGTTTGGCACCTCAAGCACTCCTGCATTCAGCACCTTAAGCACTCCAGCATTCGGCACATCAAGTACTCCTGCGTTTGGCACATCAAGCACTCCTATGTTTGGTACCTCAAGCACTTCAGCGTTCGGCACATCAAGTAGTCCTGCGTTTGGCACATCAAGCACTCCTAT CAAGGCCTGA